A stretch of Aedes aegypti strain LVP_AGWG chromosome 2, AaegL5.0 Primary Assembly, whole genome shotgun sequence DNA encodes these proteins:
- the LOC5574338 gene encoding eukaryotic translation initiation factor 3 subunit E, whose product MAKFDLTAKNCQYLDRHLTFPLLEFLLQKDIYDQTSLLKFILQTVSKTNMVDYTMDIRERLNMGDELPEELSKRRANVLVKLKELQTEVAPLMKCMEELKNPDSMKDSKSIVHALQQEFDFKHDIIKSAQKLAKYLYECGNYRDSISYLYICLLVMEPADKNYLTVLWGKLAAEILVLNWPTALEDLTRLRDFIDNHNFSPIEVLQQRTWLIHWSVLVFFNHAKGRDLIIEMFLYKPLYLNAIQTMCPHILRYLATAVIINRGRRNALKDLIKIIQQESYTYRDPITEFLEHLYVNFDFEGARMKLHECQTVIVNDFFIIGCLQEFIENARLMIFETFCRIHQCITIGMLADKLNMEPDEAECWIVNLIRNARLDAKIDSKLGHVVMGTQPLSPYQQLVEKIDSLSVRSEALTVLVERKQKAKTQESGEGNWKYY is encoded by the exons ATGGCCAAGTTTGATTTGACGGCAAAAAATTGCCAGTACCTCGACCGGCATCTGACTTTTCCGCTGCTCGAATTTCTGCTGCAGAAGGAC ATCTATGACCAAACATCGCTGCTGAAGTTCATCTTGCAAACGGTTAGCAAGACGAACATGGTTGATTACACCATGGATATCCGTGAGCGTCTAAACATGGGCGATGAGCTGCCGGAGGAATTGTCCAAGCGGAGAGCCAATGTGTTGGTCAAGTTGAAGGAACTGCAGACGGAAGTGGCTCCGCTGATGAAGTGTATGGAGGAGCTCAAGAATCCGGACTCGATGAAGGATTCGAAATCGATTGTGCATGCATTGCAGCAGGAGTTCGAT ttcaaaCATGACATTATCAAGAGCGCTCAGAAACTGGCCAAGTATTTGTATGAGTGCGGAAACTATCGGGATTCCATTTCCTACTTATACATATGTTTGCTGGTTATGGAGCCGGCCGATAAGAACTATTTGACCGTTCTGTGGGGAAAGCTGGCCGCGGAAATCCTCGTATTGAACTGGCCGACTGCTCTGGAAGATTTGACCCGTTTGCGTGATTTCATCGATAATCACAACTTCTCGCCCATTGAAGTGCTACAGCAGCGCACTTGGCTGATTCACTGGAGTGTCCTGGTGTTCTTCAACCATGCTAAGGGACGTGATTTGATTATCGAGATGTTCCTGTACAAACCCCTGTATCTGAATGCGATTCAGACAATGTGTCCGCACATTCTGCGCTATTTGGCCACTGCTGTCATCATCAACCGTGGCAGACGAAACGCCCTGAAGGATTTGATTAAAATCATCCAACAGGAATCATACACCTATCGTGACCCGATCACCGAGTTTTTGGAACACTTATACGTGAACTTTGATTTCGAGGGCGCCCGAATGAAGCTGCATGAGTGTCAAACGGTGATTGTCAACGATTTCTTCATCATCGGTTGCCTGCAAGAATTCATCGAAAATGCTCGTCTGATGATCTTCGAGACATTCTGCCGTATCCATCAGTGTATCACGATTGGTATGTTGGCCGATAAGCTGAACATGGAACCGGACGAAGCTGAATGCTGGATCGTCAACTTAATCCGTAATGCTCGGCTGGATGCCAAGATCGATTCCAAGCTGGGACATGTCGTAATGGGAACGCAACCTCTCTCTCCGTATCAACAGTTGGTGGAAAAGATTGATTCACTTTCGGTTCGCTCCGAAGCGCTCACCGTTTTGGTTGAGCGTAAGCAGAAGGCTAAGACACAAGAATCTGGTGAAGGAAATTGGAAGTATTATTAA